One segment of Coffea arabica cultivar ET-39 chromosome 7c, Coffea Arabica ET-39 HiFi, whole genome shotgun sequence DNA contains the following:
- the LOC113697802 gene encoding B3 domain-containing transcription factor VRN1-like: METNQRCNKRSYHQTLNHQAKKSPHFFKVVFSPVDQGIKIPTAFMRKYGDSLEKVVWLKVPNGASWPVDLLQTDAGTWLDKGWKDFAEYYSIEQCYFVVFRYDEKSLFNVIIFDLTASEIEYPLEATQDSGVIHGNEGRLPRRRRPSPMRNSDEMQKASDDDSIEILEEIPAAACHAKQGGKSARIGEEKASACIKKDNVEKLDANVNPSQRATTKESFKTTLSTQSSNPKIKTVLDKDKFSSYQRAEAFTSENPFFIRFMQPSYVTSRCALSLRLSFALKHLTKDKHCNLDLRVSEGIKTWPVMCFIYANNAKITQGWEKFVLDNNLVVGDVCVFELIRGSRTFIITIYRRN; encoded by the exons ATGGAAACCAACCAAAGATGCAACAAGAGATCATACCACCAGACCCTCAATCATCAGGCCAAGAAGTCTCCACATTTCTTCAAAGTTGTGTTTTCTCCTGTGGACCAAGGCATA AAAATTCCAACTGCatttatgagaaaatatggAGATAGTTTGGAGAAGGTTGTGTGGTTGAAGGTTCCTAATGGAGCTTCATGGCCAGTAGACTTGCTTCAGACTGATGCCGGGACTTGGCTGGATAAAGGGTGGAAGGATTTTGCAGAGTATTATTCCATTGAGCAATGCTATTTCGTGGTGTTCAGATACGATGAGAAATCCCTCTTCAATGTTATAATATTCGATCTAACTGCTTCAGAAATTGAGTATCCTTTAGAAGCCACTCAGGACAGCGGAGTTATACATGGTAATGAGGGCCGGCTGCCAAGGAGGAGGAGACCAAGCCCAATGCGGAATTCTGATGAAATGCAAAAAGCATCTGATGATGATTCCATTGAAATCTTGGAGGAGATTCCAGCTGCAGCATGCCATGCCAAACAGGGGGGAAAGTCAGCTCGGATTGGCGAAGAAAAAGCTTCTGCTTGCATAAAGAAGGACAATGTTGAAAAGTTGGATGCAAATGTCAATCCATCTCAGAGAGCCACTACAA AAGAAAGCTTTAAAACAACGCTCAGTACTCAGTCTTCCAATCCCAAAATTAAAACTGTGCTCGACAAAGACAAGTTTTCGTCATACCAAAGAGCAGAGGCTTTCACATCTGAGAATCCCTTCTTCATTCGTTTCATGCAACCATCCTATGTTACTAGCAGATGCGCTTTG AGCCTTCGACTGAGCTTTGCCTTGAAGCATCTGACCAAAGACAAACACTGCAATTTGGACCTTCGTGTCTCAGAGGGGATAAAAACATGGCCTGTCATGTGTTTTATTTATGCAAACAATGCAAAAATTACACAAGGTTGGGAGAAGTTTGTGCTGGATAACAACCTAGTGGTTGGAGATGTTTGTGTATTCGAACTGATCAGGGGCTCTCGAACTTTCATCATCACTATATACAGAAGAAATTGA